A stretch of the Leptospiraceae bacterium genome encodes the following:
- a CDS encoding peroxiredoxin, with protein MPQVTSLAPDFTAEAVVGSEFKNLKLSDYRGKWVVLFFYPLDFTFVCPTEIVEYDAKLDEFKKIGAEVIGVSIDSKFSHLAWKQKARKEGGIGDIKYPLVADITKQISRDFGVLIDSGDDAGVALRGTFIIDPKGIIRQATVNDLPVGRNIDEAIRLVKAFQFNEKHGEVCPANWTEGGKTMSPDVVKSKEYFSAVNK; from the coding sequence ATGCCACAAGTTACATCACTTGCACCAGATTTTACAGCAGAGGCTGTTGTCGGTTCGGAATTTAAAAATTTAAAATTATCAGATTACAGAGGAAAATGGGTAGTGCTTTTCTTTTACCCACTTGATTTCACATTTGTATGCCCAACAGAAATTGTAGAGTATGATGCAAAGCTAGACGAATTCAAAAAAATAGGCGCTGAGGTAATCGGTGTTTCTATCGACAGTAAATTTTCTCATCTTGCTTGGAAACAAAAAGCTAGAAAAGAAGGTGGAATCGGTGACATCAAATACCCATTAGTCGCTGACATCACAAAACAAATTTCAAGAGACTTCGGAGTATTAATTGATTCCGGTGACGATGCAGGTGTTGCTTTAAGAGGAACATTCATCATTGATCCAAAAGGAATTATCCGTCAAGCTACTGTAAATGATCTTCCTGTTGGAAGAAATATCGACGAAGCAATTCGTTTAGTAAAAGCATTTCAGTTCAACGAAAAGCACGGCGAAGTTTGCCCGGCTAACTGGACTGAAGGTGGAAAAACAATGTCGCCTGACGTTGTAAAATCAAAAGAATACTTTTCAGCAGTAAATAAATAA
- the sufB gene encoding Fe-S cluster assembly protein SufB → MTTTELVDNDKYYQADNFPKGLTRKVVESISHIKNEPGWLTEFRLQAFEVYEQKPMPTWGFFPDFHVNIDSYTHYVGSNQKKKKSWDDVDPEVMRSFEKLGIPEHERKYLAGIEAMNDSETVYANVKKELTDLGIIFCDIDTAIKEYPDIVRKYLGTIVTIGDNKFSALNSCVFSGGSFAYCPKGVKTPMPLQAYFKVTAASSGQYERTLLIADEGAEIEYSEGCSSVQDKGTNFHTAVVELIAHKHAKINYTTIQNWKKNMYNWTVKRGLCHESAHITWTDCNIGANTIKYPGIVLKGDHSTGSVLSLAFAGHGQVQDTGARIIHIGKNTRSNVLAKGVSLDGGVNSYRGLVKFEPSSKDAFSHIKCDGLMMDDHSSSHAYPYNDISGEHGSLNYEATVSKIDEDQLFYLQSRGLSEDDAKLLIVNGFCESIVKELNVEYSVEMTRLIRMILEDGKVIAEAPKVEKLTK, encoded by the coding sequence ATGACAACAACGGAATTAGTGGATAACGACAAATACTACCAGGCGGATAATTTTCCGAAGGGTTTGACTCGTAAGGTTGTCGAGTCTATCTCGCATATTAAAAATGAACCCGGATGGCTAACAGAGTTTCGCCTCCAGGCTTTTGAAGTTTATGAACAAAAGCCAATGCCTACCTGGGGATTCTTTCCTGATTTTCATGTAAACATTGACTCTTATACACATTATGTAGGAAGCAATCAAAAAAAGAAAAAGTCCTGGGACGATGTAGATCCCGAAGTAATGCGAAGCTTCGAGAAGCTTGGGATTCCCGAGCATGAAAGAAAGTATCTGGCTGGAATCGAAGCCATGAACGACTCTGAAACCGTTTATGCAAACGTTAAAAAAGAATTAACTGATCTTGGAATTATATTTTGTGATATAGATACGGCTATTAAAGAGTATCCGGATATTGTAAGAAAGTATCTTGGAACGATAGTCACCATAGGCGATAATAAATTTTCTGCCCTCAATTCCTGTGTGTTTAGTGGGGGCTCATTTGCGTATTGTCCGAAAGGGGTTAAGACTCCTATGCCGCTACAGGCTTATTTTAAAGTAACTGCTGCGAGTAGTGGACAATATGAAAGAACTCTTCTCATTGCTGACGAAGGAGCAGAGATTGAATACAGTGAAGGCTGTAGCTCTGTGCAAGACAAAGGAACCAATTTTCACACAGCAGTCGTAGAGTTAATCGCTCACAAGCATGCAAAGATAAATTATACAACTATCCAGAATTGGAAGAAGAATATGTACAACTGGACAGTGAAGAGAGGTTTATGCCACGAATCCGCTCATATTACCTGGACAGATTGTAATATTGGAGCGAATACTATTAAGTATCCGGGGATTGTTCTAAAAGGCGATCATTCAACTGGAAGTGTTCTCTCCCTTGCTTTTGCCGGTCATGGACAAGTGCAGGATACAGGAGCACGTATTATTCATATTGGAAAAAATACTCGTAGCAATGTTTTAGCAAAAGGTGTATCGCTTGACGGTGGGGTAAATTCCTATCGTGGTTTAGTCAAATTTGAGCCTTCTTCTAAAGATGCATTTAGTCATATCAAATGCGACGGACTCATGATGGACGATCATTCCTCTTCTCATGCTTATCCCTATAATGATATCAGTGGAGAGCATGGCTCTTTGAACTATGAAGCGACTGTTTCTAAGATTGACGAAGACCAACTTTTTTATCTCCAATCCCGCGGATTAAGTGAAGACGATGCAAAGCTTCTAATTGTAAACGGATTTTGTGAAAGTATCGTAAAAGAGTTAAACGTAGAGTATTCGGTCGAGATGACAAGACTCATTCGAATGATTTTAGAAGATGGCAAAGTAATTGCCGAAGCGCCTAAGGTTGAGAAATTGACAAAGTGA